The DNA region TCTGCGAAAAGCGCCGGCGAGGTGATATGAACCTTTGACCCGGCGATGTCCGAATGGGGAAACCCAGTGTGTTCCGACACACTATCGTTAACTGAATACATAGGTTAACGAGGCGAACCGGGGGAACTGAAACATCTAAGTACCCCGAGGAAAAGAAATCAACCGAGATTCCCCCAGTAGCGGCGAGCGAACGGGGAGCAGCCCAGAGTCTGAATCAGCTTGTGTGTTAGTGGAAGCGTCTGGAAAGTCGCACGGTACAGGGTGACAGTCCCGTACACGAAAGCACACAGGTTGTGAACTCGAAGAGTAGGGCGGGACACGTGGTATCCTGTCTGAATATGGGGGGACCATCCTCCAAGGCTAAATACTCCTGACTGACCGATAGTGAACCAGTACCGTGAGGGAAAGGCGAAAAGAACCCCGGCGAGGGGAGTGAAAAAGAACCTGAAACCGTGTACGTACAAGCAGTGGGAGCACCTTCGTGGTGTGACTGCGTACCTTTTGTATAATGGGTCAGCGACTTATATTCTGTAGCAAGGTTAACCGTATAGGGGAGCCGAAGGGAAACCGAGTCTTAACTGGGCGTTAAGTTGCAGGGTATAGACCCGAAACCCGGTGATCTAGCCATGGGCAGGTTGAAGGTTGGGTAACACTAACTGGAGGACCGAACCGACTAATGTTGAAAAATTAGCGGATGACTTGTGGCTGGGGGTGAAAGGCCAATCAAACCGGGAGATAGCTGGTTCTCCCCGAAAGCTATTTAGGTAGCGCCTCGTGAACTCATCTTCGGGGGTAGAGCACTGTTTCGGCTAGGGGGCCATCCCGGCTTACCAACCCGATGCAAACTACGAATACCGAAGAATGTTATCACGGGAGACACACGGCGGGTGCTAACGTCCGTCGTGAAGAGGGAAACAACCCAGACCGCCAGCTAAGGTCCCAAAGTCATGGTTAAGTGGGAAACGATGTGGGAAGGCACAGACAGCCAGGATGTTGGCTTAGAAGCAGCCATCATTTAAAGAAAGCGTAATAGCTCACTGGTCGAGTCGGCCTGCGCGGAAGATGTAACGGGGCTAAACCATGCACCGAAGCTGCGGCAGCGACGCTTATGCGTTGTTGGGTAGGGGAGCGTTCTGTAAGCCGTTGAAGGTGGCCTGTGAGGGTTGCTGGAGGTATCAGAAGTGCGAATGCTGACATAAGTAACGATAAAGCGGGTGAAAAGCCCGCTCGCCGGAAGACCAAGGGTTCCTGTCCAACGTTAATCGGGGCAGGGTGAGTCGACCCCTAAGGCGAGGCCGAAAGGCGTAGTCGATGGGAAACAGGTTAATATTCCTGTACTTGGTGTTGCTGCGAAGGGGGGACGGAGAAGGCTATGTTAGCCGGGCGACGGTTGTCCCGGTTTAAGCATGTAGGCGGAGGTTCCAGGTAAATCCGGTACCTTTTAACGCTGAGGTGTGATGACGAGGCACTACGGTGCTGAAGTAACAAATGCCCTGCTTCCAGGAAAAGCCTCTAAGCATCAGGTAACACGAAATCGTACCCCAAACCGACACAGGTGGTCAGGTAGAGAATACCAAGGCGCTTGAGAGAACTCGGGTGAAGGAACTAGGCAAAATGGTGCCGTAACTTCGGGAGAAGGCACGCTGATATGTAGGTGAAGCCCCTGCGGGTGGAGCTGAAATCAGTCGAAGATACCAGCTGGCTGCAACTGTTTATTAAAAACACAGCACTGTGCAAACACGAAAGTGGACGTATACGGTGTGACGCCTGCCCGGTGCCGGAAGGTTAATTGATGGGGTTAGCGGCAACGCGAAGCTCTTGATCGAAGCCCCGGTAAACGGCGGCCGTAACTATAACGGTCCTAAGGTAGCGAAATTCCTTGTCGGGTAAGTTCCGACCTGCACGAATGGCGTAATGATGGCCAGGCTGTCTCCACCCGAGACTCAGTGAAATTGAACTCGCTGTGAAGATGCAGTGTACCCGCGGCAAGACGGAAAGACCCCGTGAACCTTTACTATAGCTTGACACTGAACACTGGTCCTTGATGTGTAGGATAGGTGGGAGGCTTTGAAGCGTGGACGCCAGTCTGCGTGGAGCCGTCCTTGAAATACCACCCTTTAATGGCTGGTGTTCTAACGTAGACCCGTGATCCGGGTTGCGGACAGTGTCTGGTGGGTAGTTTGACTGGGGCGGTCTCCTCCCAAAGAGTAACGGAGGAGCACGAAGGTTAGCTAATCCTGGTCGGACATCAGGAGGTTAGTGCAATGGCATAAGCTAGCTTGACTGCGAGAGTGACGGCTCGAGCAGGTGCGAAAGCAGGTCATAGTGATCCGGTGGTTCTGAATGGAAGGGCCATCGCTCAACGGATAAAAGGTACTCCGGGGATAACAGGCTGATACCGCCCAAGAGTTCATATCGACGGCGGTGTTTGGCACCTCGATGTCGGCTCATCACATCCTGGGGCTGAAGTAGGTCCCAAGGGTATGGCTGTTCGCCATTTAAAGTGGTACGCGAGCTGGGTTTAGAACGTCGTGAGACAGTTCGGTCCCTATCTGCCGTGGGCGCTGGAGAATTGAGGGGGGCTGCTCCTAGTACGAGAGGACCGGAGTGGACGCATCACTGGTGTTCGGGTTGTCATGCCAATGGCACTGCCCGGTAGCTAAATGCGGAAAAGATAAGTGCTGAAAGCATCTAAGCACGAAACTTGCCCCGAGATGAGTTCTCCCTGACTCCTTGAGAGTCCTGAAGGAACGTTGAAGACGACGACGTTGATAGGTCGGGTGTGTAAGCGCAGCGATGCGTTGAGCTAACCGATACTAATGAACCGTGAGGCTTAACCTTACAACGCCGAAGATGTTTTGGCGGTGAGACAGACAATCAGATTTCAGCTTTGATACAGATTAACAGAATTTGCCTGGCGGCTTTAGCGCGGTGGTCCCACCTGACCCCATGCCGAACTCAGAAGTGAAACGCCGTAGCGCCGATGGTAGTGTGGGGTCTCCCCATGTGAGAGTAGGGAACTGCCAGGCATCAAAATTAGTAGTAAGCCGGTGCATAAATCCGGTGGTTACAAGCAGTCTTCGGTGGAGCGGTAGTTCAGTCGGTTAGAATACCTGCCTGTCACGCAGGGGGTCGCGGGTTCGAGTCCCGTCCGTTCCGCCACTTATTAAAAGCCCTGAGCTAACGCTCAGGGCTTTTTTCTTATCTATTGCTTAATTATTGCGAAATTAGCAAAAATCCTCTGCGTTTTGCGCTCTTTTTCTCTATAACAACGCCAGCGATAATCTTCCTCAGTTTACGAACATAATGATTGAGGAACAGTATGACTCTCCCTGCATTTGGTCTGGGCACTTTCCGCCTGAAAGACGACGTTGTTATCGCATCGGTTAATACCGCACTCGAGCTTGGCTATCGCGCCGTTGATACGGCACAGATCTATGAAAACGAAGCTGCCGTCGGACAAGCCCTTGAAGAGAGCGGTGTGTCGCGTAATGAACTGTTTATCACCACGAAAATCTGGATTGAAAACCTCAGTAAAGACAAGCTGCTCCCTAGCCTGAAAGAGAGCCTGAAAAAACTGCGTACTGACTATGTAGATCTGACGCTGATCCACTGGCCATCACCGAATGATGCCGTCTCAGTCGAAGAATACATGCAGGCGCTGCTGGAAGCGAAAAAGCAGGGCTTAACCCGTGAAATTGGTATCTCCAACTTCACCATTCCGCTGATGGAAAGAGCCATTGCCGCTGTTGGCGCAGAAAATATTGCGACCAACCAGATCGAGCTATCTCCATACCTGCAAAACCGCAAAGTCGTGGATTGGGCAAAACAGCATGGGATCCACATCACCTCATACACGACGCTGGCCTATGGTAAGGCTCTGAAAGATGAGGTGATTACGCGCATCGCGGAGAAACATAACGCGACCGCTGCACAGGTCATTCTGGCATGGGCAATGGGTGAAGGTTACGCGGTGATCCCATCATCCACTAAACGTGAAAACCTCGCCAGCAACCTGCTGGCAGCGGATCTTCATCTGGATGCGGACGATAAAAGAGCGATCGCAGCGCTGGATTGCAACGATCGCCTGGTCAGCCCGGAAGGTTTAGCCCCTGACTGGGATTAAGTTTGACCCACCCTCTGTAGTCTGAACCCTCACACAGCTCCTCCGGGAGCTGTTTTTATATGTTCACTCAGGAAGTCAATAAAAGCGCGAATCCGCGTACTCACCGCTCTGTCGCTGTAATACACCGCGCTAAAGGGCATCTCGACTGGCAAACGTTTATCCGCCATCAGCTCCACCAGTTCACCTCGTGCAATTTCCTTGTCAATCATATAGTCAGACAGGCACGCGATGCCGTTTCCTTCAAGACACAGCTGCTTCAGCGTTTCCCCGCTGTTAGAGGATAACCCGCAGGTAATTTCATGGAGCTGGCCATCATGACAGGCGATAGGCCAGGTGTTCAGCGACACCGGCTCCGTAAAGCCCAGGCAGAGATGTTGCTTCAGCTCTTCAACCGTCTCCGGTTTACCATGTTCGGCAATATACTCTGGCGATGCGATAATTTTGCGGTAGCTGGCAAACAGAGGGCGGGCACGCAGGCTTGAATCTGTCAGGGTCCCCGCCCGGATAGCCACATCCACTTTACGCTCAATGAGGTTAATAAACGTCTCTGAAGAGACCAGAGAAAGCGTCATCTCAGGATAGCGTTCGCGAAAAGGCTTGATCAGCGGCATCAAAAAGTGAAGCACGACCGGCGTAGCCGCATCAATGCGCAGCAACCCACGCGGCGTGCTGCGGGTTTCCATAATCTCCGTCTCCGCTGCGGCCATCTCCTGCAGTACCGACTGCACGCGGCGGAAATAACGCTCTCCTTCTTCCGTCAGGCTCAGCTGCCGCGTCGTTCGGTTGAGCAGGCTCACGCCCAGCTTCATCTCCAGCTTTTTTACCGATCGGCTTATGGCGGAATTAGCCTGTCCCAGCTGTTCGGCCGCGCGGCTAAAGCTGCCGCTTTCAACGACGGCGACAAAGATTGTCAGCTCTTCTGATGTTGCTTTCATTATTGCACCACCCGCAAAATTCTATTGATATTTTGACCATTTTTGTTATTTAAGCACTGGCCCATACTGCCTGTCATCTTAATCCTGATGATACGGAGTATTTTATGCCACTGGCGCTACTTGCCCTGACGATCGGTGCCTTTGCAATTGGCACGACCGAATTCGTTATTGTGGGACTGGTTCCCACCATCGCTAATCAGCTTGCGATCTCGTTGCCTTCCGCCGGGTTGCTGGTCTCTATCTACGCCCTGGGCGTCGCCGTCGGCGCGCCCGTGCTGACGGCCCTCACCGGACGTTTCCCACGTAAGCAGCTATTAGTTGCATTAATGGTGCTGTTCACCGCCGGAAACATGCTGGCCTGGCAGGCGCCGAACTACGGCACCCTGGCGATCGCTCGTCTGTTGACCGGCCTCGCGCACGGTGTGTTCTTCTCGATTGGTTCCACCATTGCAACCAGCCTGGTACCCAAAGAGAAAGCGGCTTCAGCCATTGCGATCATGTTCGGTGGGTTGACGGTTGCACTCGTCACGGGCGTACCGTTGGGAACGTTTATCGGACAGCACTTCGGCTGGCGTGAAACGTTCCTTGCCGTCTCCTTATTGGGCGTTATTGCCCTGGTGACCAGCCTGCTGCTGGTGCCGTCGACTATTCCCGGCCGGGCCAGCGCAAGCCTGAGCGATCAATTGAAGGTCCTTACGCATCCGCGTTTGCTGATCATCTACGCGGTTACGGCGCTTGGCTATGGAGGCGTATTCACCGCCTTCACCTTCCTTGCTCCGATGATGCAGGACCTGGCAGGCTTCTCCCCCAACGCCGTGAGCTGGATTTTACTGGGATACGGTATTTCCGTGGCCATTGGCAATATCTGGGGCGG from Enterobacter chengduensis includes:
- a CDS encoding MFS transporter, translating into MPLALLALTIGAFAIGTTEFVIVGLVPTIANQLAISLPSAGLLVSIYALGVAVGAPVLTALTGRFPRKQLLVALMVLFTAGNMLAWQAPNYGTLAIARLLTGLAHGVFFSIGSTIATSLVPKEKAASAIAIMFGGLTVALVTGVPLGTFIGQHFGWRETFLAVSLLGVIALVTSLLLVPSTIPGRASASLSDQLKVLTHPRLLIIYAVTALGYGGVFTAFTFLAPMMQDLAGFSPNAVSWILLGYGISVAIGNIWGGKLADKHGAVPALKFIFAALVALLMIFQFTASIQYAALVTVLVMGIFAFGNVPGLQVYVVQKAELYTPNAVDVASGLNIAAFNIGIALGSLIGGQTVEHFGLTQTPWIGAVIVLVAFLLIGLSGRLDKPTRVALG
- the dkgB gene encoding 2,5-didehydrogluconate reductase DkgB, whose protein sequence is MTLPAFGLGTFRLKDDVVIASVNTALELGYRAVDTAQIYENEAAVGQALEESGVSRNELFITTKIWIENLSKDKLLPSLKESLKKLRTDYVDLTLIHWPSPNDAVSVEEYMQALLEAKKQGLTREIGISNFTIPLMERAIAAVGAENIATNQIELSPYLQNRKVVDWAKQHGIHITSYTTLAYGKALKDEVITRIAEKHNATAAQVILAWAMGEGYAVIPSSTKRENLASNLLAADLHLDADDKRAIAALDCNDRLVSPEGLAPDWD
- the yafC gene encoding DNA-binding transcriptional regulator YafC, with the protein product MKATSEELTIFVAVVESGSFSRAAEQLGQANSAISRSVKKLEMKLGVSLLNRTTRQLSLTEEGERYFRRVQSVLQEMAAAETEIMETRSTPRGLLRIDAATPVVLHFLMPLIKPFRERYPEMTLSLVSSETFINLIERKVDVAIRAGTLTDSSLRARPLFASYRKIIASPEYIAEHGKPETVEELKQHLCLGFTEPVSLNTWPIACHDGQLHEITCGLSSNSGETLKQLCLEGNGIACLSDYMIDKEIARGELVELMADKRLPVEMPFSAVYYSDRAVSTRIRAFIDFLSEHIKTAPGGAV